The Candidatus Binatia bacterium nucleotide sequence AACGGAGGCCTGTGATGCTTGAACGTGTGCTCAAGTTTTCCGTCGAGCACCGCGCCTTCGTGGTGCTCGTAACCCTCGTGGCAGCTGCTCTTGGCGTCGTGTCGTTGCTTCGCCTCCCCATCGACGCCGTCCCTGACATCACCAACAATCAGGTGCAGATCAACGCAGTTGTCCCCTCGCTGTCGCCGGTCGAGATCGAGAAGCAGGTGACCTTCCCGATCGAGACCGCCCTGGCTGGCATCCCCGGCCTCGAGTACACACGATCGCTCTCGCGGAACGGTTTCTCTCAGGTCACGGCCGTCTTTGGCGATGACGTCAATATCTACTTCGCCCGACAACAAGTGACGGAACGGCTCGCCGAGGCCCGGGAAAAGCTCCCGCCCGGTGCCGAGCCGCGCCTTGGCCCGATCTCCACTGGTCTCGGCGAAGTCTACATGTGGACAGTCGAGTACGCGCACCCGGACGGGCGCGGCGCGACGGTGGAGGATGGACAGGCTGGCTGGCAGAGCGATGGCACCTATCTCACGCCCGAAGGCGAGCTGCTCCGCACCGACGTGGAGCGCGCCTCGTATCTCCGTACGGTTCAGGATTGGATCATCCGGCCGCAGATGAAAAGCGTGCCGGGGGTGGCAGGAGTGGACGCCATCGGCGGCTACGTAAAGCAGTACCACGTCCAGCCAGACCCGAGAAAGCTGGTCGCCTACGGCCTGACCTTCGGGGATCTCCTGTCTGCTCTCGAGCGCAACAATCTGAGCACGGGTGCCGGCTACATCGAGCACAATGGCGAGTCCTATGTTGTGCGCGCGACGGGCCGCGTCGAGCGGCCCGAACAAATCGCAGCCATGGTGATCGGCGAGCGGTTCGGCACGCCCATCTACGTGCGCGATGTTGCCACGGTCGGCCAGGGTCGCGAGCTGCGGACCGGTAGCGCCAGCGAGAATGGCGAAGAGGTAGTGGTCGGCACTGCCCTCATGCTCATCGGCGCCAACAGCCGTACCGTCTCCGCCGCTGTCCATGAACGTATGACCGAGGTGAACCGCACGCTGCCCCCTGACATTCACGCCAAGACCGTGCTCAACCGGACGGCCCTTGTCGATGCGACGATCCGGACAGTCGAGCGCAACCTCGTCGAAGGCGCGGTGCTCGTTGTCGTTGTGCTCTTTGTGCTCCTAGGACACTTCCGCGCTGCCCTGATCACTGCCCTGGCCATCCCACTCTCCATGCTCTTCACCGCCATTGGCATGGTGCAGACCAAGACGAGCGGCAACCTCATGAGCCTCGGTGCCATCGATTTCGGCCTCATCGTCGACGGAGCGGTGATCATCGTCGAGAATTGCCTGCGCCTCTTGGCGGAGAAGCAGCACAGCCTCGGCAGGCCGCTCACCCTTCAGGAGCGAATCGCCGTCGTCTTTCAAGCCAGCAAACAGGTGCGCAGCGCCACGGCCTTCGGCGAAGCGATCATCATGATCGTCTACGTACCGATTCTCTTTCTCACTGGCGTAGAGGGGAAGATGTTCCGGCCGATGGCCCTCACGGTCATCTTCGCCCTGGCTGCGGCCTTCGTGCTCTCGCTTACCTTCGTGCCCGCGATGGTGGCGCTCTGCGTCACCGGCCGCGTCGTCGAGCGAGAGAACATCCTCATCCGGTTGGCCAAACGCTTCTACGACCCCGTCCTGACGTTCGTGTTGCGAGCCCGCGTGCTCGTCGTTGCCACCGCCGTGGTCGTGTTCGCGGGCTCGCTGCTGCTCTTCGCGCGTCTGGGGCAGGAGTTCGTTCCGACCTTGAGCGAGCTAGACTTCGCTGTTCACGCCATCCGCATCCCCAGTACCAGCCTCTCCCAGTCCACCGACATGCAATTTGCCGTCGAGCGGACGATCAAGGGCTTGCCGGAAGTCTCATTCGTATTCTCAAAGACCGGTACCGCAGAGATCGCTGCCGATCCGATGCCGCCGAACGTCTCCGACACGTTCGTCGTCCTCAAGCCGAGGGAAGAGTGGCCCAACCCAAGCGATACTAAGGAAGACGTCCGGCGCCGGATCGAGGAGACTATCGACCAGCTGCCCGGCAACAACTACGAGTTCACGCAACCGATCCAGATGCGCTTCAACGAACTCATCGCCGGTGTCCGCGGCGATGTTGCAGTGAAGGTGTTCGGAGACGACTTCACCTCTATTCTGCCGGCCGCTGAGCAGATTGCCTCCATCTTGCGCGATACGCGCGGTGCCGCCGATACCCGTGTGGAGCAGATTACAGGTCTGCCCACGCTCAGTGTCGACGTCGACCGGGCGGCCATCGCACGCTACGGGCTGACTGTCGCGGACGTCCAGGACGTCGTCTCGATCGCCATCGGCGGACGCGAGGCCGGCCTCGTCTTCGAGGGCGACCGCCGCTTCGACATCGTCGTTCGCCTACCGGAGCAGTTCCGCCGCAATCTGCACGCCCTGGAGAACCTGCCTGTGCCGCTTCCCCCGCACGAGGAGGAAGCTGTGCGCACGGTAGTGCACGGCGATGAAACGGCTCGCCCAGGATTCAATTTCCTACCCCTTGGTGCGGTCGCCCGCATCAACGTCACAGAAGGCCCCAATCAGGTCAGCCGGGAGAACGGCAAGCGACGCATCGTAGTACAGACGAACGTTCGCGGGCGAGACATCGGTTCCTTCGTCGAGGAGGCGCAAGCGCGCATCCAGCGAGACGTGAAGCTGCCATCCGGGAGCTGGCTATCGTGGGGCGGACAGTTCCAGAACCTAGTGGAAGCAAAGCAGCGTCTGACTCTCGTGGTACCGGCGTGCTTTCTGCTCATCTTCCTGCTTCTCTATCGAACCTTCGGATCAGTCCGGGACGCACTGCTCGTCTTCTCCGGCGTACCGCTCGCGCTCACGGGCGGCATCGTCAGTTTGTGGCTGCGCGACATGCCGTTCTCCATCTCGGCAGCCGTGGGTTTCATCGCCCTCTCGGGTGTTGCTGTCCTGAACGGCCTCGTGCTCGTCACGTTTGTCAACCAGCTCCGCGAGCAGGGCATGGCTCTGGAGGCCGCCATCCATCATGGCTGCCTGACGCGGCTCCGTCCGGTGCTTATGACAGCCCTGGTCGCTTCGCTCGGGTTCGTGCCCATGGCACTCGCGACCGGTACGGGCGCCGAGGTCCAGCGCCCGCTCGCTACCGTTGTCATCGGCGGCATTGCGTCCTCGACGGCGCTCACCCTTCTGGTTCTGCCGGCGCTGTATCGCCTCTTTCACCGCAACACCACCGTGCCTCCACCCCCCGACGTCGCGAGCGGAGCGGAGCAAGCCCATGGCGAAATACAAACGGTATAGCCGGCTGCGGACACCGCTTTCGCCCCGCGCCCTTTCTCACACGCAAAGGTCCGTATTCCTGGGCCTGGCAGCGATTGGCTTCGTCACCAGCCTCTACCTTACCTACATCCACCACCGAGTCGGACTCGATCCGAAGTGGGCGAGCATCTGTGCCATCAGTCCGGCACTCAACTGCGATACTGTCGTCGCCAGCCCTTACGGCTCGCTCCTCGGAGCGCCGCTGTCAGCCTATGCAGCGTGGTTCTACGCCGTGGTCGTGGCACTTGCGCTCAGGCGCAGCCGGCCGCACCGCCATCTGCCACGATCTCCTGCGTTGCTCCTTCTCCTTGGCGGCACCCTCGCCGTCGCGTTTTCCGTCGTCCTGGCCTTTGTATCCGCGGCTTGGATCGGCTCTATCTGCTTGCTCTGCGGCGTGCTGTATCTCGTGAATCTCGGTGTAGCCCTTGTCGCCTGGCTTGCCCTTCGCGCCACCGGCGAGCATGTGCGAACCGCTCTTCGTGCAGAACTCCTCAGCGCCCGCCGGCGTCCGGTTTCTGCTGCAGTCCTCAGCACCTTTAGCCTGGCATTCCTCGCGGCGATCCCTTGGGCGTACTTACGCCAGCCGTCGCAGCCGGCTTCTGCCTGCAAGCTGCTGGCAGACCCGTCCTTCGCCCCGCCAGTGAGCCTGGTGATCTACAGCGACTTCCAATGCCCACACTGCCGCACCCTCGACCGTAGCCTTCGGCCCCTGCGCGGTATCACGGGTCTGCGGATCGTTGCGCGGCAGTACCCACTCGACAGCGCATGCAATTCACAGGTGAAGCGTTCTCGTCACCCCGGAGCCTGCCTCCAGGCTCGTGCTGCGATCTGCGCCGCCGCGCAGGAACGCTACGATGACCTCAGCGACCGGCTTTTCGACGAACAGGCGGCCGACGTCGCCGCCGTCGTCGCATTGGCCCGTTCACTCGGCTTGGACAAGGCCCGCTTCGAGTCCTGCCTCTGGTCGGAAC carries:
- a CDS encoding CusA/CzcA family heavy metal efflux RND transporter, which gives rise to MLERVLKFSVEHRAFVVLVTLVAAALGVVSLLRLPIDAVPDITNNQVQINAVVPSLSPVEIEKQVTFPIETALAGIPGLEYTRSLSRNGFSQVTAVFGDDVNIYFARQQVTERLAEAREKLPPGAEPRLGPISTGLGEVYMWTVEYAHPDGRGATVEDGQAGWQSDGTYLTPEGELLRTDVERASYLRTVQDWIIRPQMKSVPGVAGVDAIGGYVKQYHVQPDPRKLVAYGLTFGDLLSALERNNLSTGAGYIEHNGESYVVRATGRVERPEQIAAMVIGERFGTPIYVRDVATVGQGRELRTGSASENGEEVVVGTALMLIGANSRTVSAAVHERMTEVNRTLPPDIHAKTVLNRTALVDATIRTVERNLVEGAVLVVVVLFVLLGHFRAALITALAIPLSMLFTAIGMVQTKTSGNLMSLGAIDFGLIVDGAVIIVENCLRLLAEKQHSLGRPLTLQERIAVVFQASKQVRSATAFGEAIIMIVYVPILFLTGVEGKMFRPMALTVIFALAAAFVLSLTFVPAMVALCVTGRVVERENILIRLAKRFYDPVLTFVLRARVLVVATAVVVFAGSLLLFARLGQEFVPTLSELDFAVHAIRIPSTSLSQSTDMQFAVERTIKGLPEVSFVFSKTGTAEIAADPMPPNVSDTFVVLKPREEWPNPSDTKEDVRRRIEETIDQLPGNNYEFTQPIQMRFNELIAGVRGDVAVKVFGDDFTSILPAAEQIASILRDTRGAADTRVEQITGLPTLSVDVDRAAIARYGLTVADVQDVVSIAIGGREAGLVFEGDRRFDIVVRLPEQFRRNLHALENLPVPLPPHEEEAVRTVVHGDETARPGFNFLPLGAVARINVTEGPNQVSRENGKRRIVVQTNVRGRDIGSFVEEAQARIQRDVKLPSGSWLSWGGQFQNLVEAKQRLTLVVPACFLLIFLLLYRTFGSVRDALLVFSGVPLALTGGIVSLWLRDMPFSISAAVGFIALSGVAVLNGLVLVTFVNQLREQGMALEAAIHHGCLTRLRPVLMTALVASLGFVPMALATGTGAEVQRPLATVVIGGIASSTALTLLVLPALYRLFHRNTTVPPPPDVASGAEQAHGEIQTV
- a CDS encoding DsbA family protein → MAKYKRYSRLRTPLSPRALSHTQRSVFLGLAAIGFVTSLYLTYIHHRVGLDPKWASICAISPALNCDTVVASPYGSLLGAPLSAYAAWFYAVVVALALRRSRPHRHLPRSPALLLLLGGTLAVAFSVVLAFVSAAWIGSICLLCGVLYLVNLGVALVAWLALRATGEHVRTALRAELLSARRRPVSAAVLSTFSLAFLAAIPWAYLRQPSQPASACKLLADPSFAPPVSLVIYSDFQCPHCRTLDRSLRPLRGITGLRIVARQYPLDSACNSQVKRSRHPGACLQARAAICAAAQERYDDLSDRLFDEQAADVAAVVALARSLGLDKARFESCLWSEQTTDELSAHIREAIAAGARGTPTVLINGKRHAGGFGPEELACLEQAANRASTPSNSSRRTRRRRPWYTFTGPLLPRWDA